The proteins below are encoded in one region of Elusimicrobiota bacterium:
- a CDS encoding ComEC/Rec2 family competence protein, with the protein MARTGGHATSRTEFLLAAALALLLPAHLGAKSLESLASQEFPQSFGAALQSAQLPEVPSAGPGAPVEAAKLSLGNGLNVYFVNVFQGDAEFIELPNGKTALIDAGPAPDPNSQYTTPIVASFLTQHGVKKIDYLVLTHPHADHYGGMPYVFDNLQVDNFYDTGVDNTAAKGDELVRQKAAQEPGCSVTRPAEGDSLSWAPGVQVQVLNTCPSSAKASDFGPDAGSFPNDCSIVLRIAYQGSSVLLTGDAGTGVEARLVKTYGDGLKSDILKVGHHGSAYSTSAAFLAAVQPKAAYIEVGRNTFGHPTQSTLDRLQAAGVAVHRTDRDGTQEVALGGASQQEAPAVAMHP; encoded by the coding sequence GTGGCAAGAACAGGAGGGCACGCGACGTCCCGCACGGAGTTTCTCCTCGCGGCCGCGCTGGCCCTCCTCCTGCCGGCGCACCTGGGCGCGAAGAGTCTCGAGTCTTTAGCCTCCCAGGAATTCCCCCAGTCGTTCGGCGCCGCCTTGCAATCCGCCCAGCTCCCGGAGGTCCCGTCGGCCGGCCCGGGAGCCCCGGTCGAGGCCGCCAAGCTCAGCCTCGGCAACGGCCTCAACGTCTATTTCGTCAACGTCTTCCAGGGCGACGCCGAGTTCATCGAGCTGCCCAACGGCAAGACCGCGCTCATCGACGCGGGCCCCGCTCCCGACCCCAACTCCCAGTACACCACCCCCATCGTCGCCAGTTTCCTGACCCAGCACGGCGTCAAGAAGATCGACTACCTCGTGCTGACCCACCCGCACGCGGACCATTACGGCGGCATGCCCTACGTCTTCGACAACCTGCAGGTGGACAACTTCTACGACACCGGGGTGGACAACACCGCGGCCAAGGGCGACGAGCTCGTGCGCCAGAAGGCCGCCCAGGAGCCGGGCTGCAGCGTGACCCGCCCGGCCGAAGGCGACAGCCTCAGCTGGGCCCCCGGAGTGCAGGTCCAGGTCCTCAACACCTGCCCCAGCTCGGCCAAGGCCTCCGACTTCGGGCCCGATGCCGGGAGCTTCCCCAACGACTGCTCCATCGTGCTGAGGATCGCCTACCAGGGCTCCTCCGTGCTGTTGACGGGCGACGCCGGCACGGGCGTCGAAGCCCGGCTCGTCAAGACCTACGGCGATGGGCTCAAGTCCGATATTCTCAAGGTGGGCCATCACGGCAGCGCGTACTCCACCAGCGCGGCCTTCCTCGCGGCGGTGCAGCCGAAGGCGGCCTACATCGAGGTCGGCCGGAACACCTTCGGGCACCCGACCCAGTCGACTTTGGACCGCCTGCAGGCCGCGGGCGTGGCCGTCCACCGCACCGACCGCGACGGCACGCAGGAAGTCGCTCTCGGCGGAGCCTCCCAGCAGGAAGCTCCCGCCGTCGCGATGCACCCCTGA
- a CDS encoding nuclear transport factor 2 family protein produces the protein MKMKRIALLAAALAAATVAVAAAGSAGAKAPALAAIDAYWQAYAAKDAAKLLTMTAPDYFGYGTGKDEQVSSREQFQKSLARDFAQAKSISVKLTLLGFGHSGRVAWAAHGLEYIAQTETGEVKMEGRLTSVLVQKNGKWLLQHSHFSTPQSGQEEGRSFPAPKK, from the coding sequence ATGAAGATGAAGAGAATCGCACTGCTGGCAGCGGCCCTGGCGGCCGCCACGGTCGCCGTTGCGGCGGCCGGGAGCGCCGGGGCCAAGGCACCGGCCCTGGCCGCCATCGACGCCTACTGGCAAGCCTATGCGGCCAAAGACGCCGCCAAGCTCCTGACCATGACCGCGCCGGACTATTTCGGCTACGGCACCGGCAAGGACGAGCAGGTCTCGAGCCGCGAGCAGTTCCAGAAGTCCTTGGCGCGCGACTTCGCGCAGGCGAAGAGCATCTCGGTCAAGCTTACGCTCCTGGGCTTCGGCCATTCCGGCCGGGTCGCCTGGGCCGCCCATGGCCTGGAGTACATCGCCCAGACCGAGACCGGCGAGGTGAAGATGGAAGGCCGGCTGACCTCGGTCCTCGTCCAAAAGAATGGGAAATGGCTGCTCCAGCACTCCCATTTCTCGACGCCTCAGTCCGGCCAGGAAGAGGGCCGCTCGTTCCCGGCTCCCAAGAAGTAG
- a CDS encoding response regulator, translating into MAKILLVDDNKLIRLVESGILNGLGHEVATAEDGTSAVLAFRQQKPDLVILDYQMPGASGTEVLRELRSLDQGANVPVIFLSGTSSLQIMSNATEDLPLSCFLEKPVNSAKLKEAIDGLLSPQPQTPTDPPAAPVIPPQAQIEPCPACRAENPAGARFCLSCGKPIGASKCPKCQTQLPAVAKFCFSCGEKLAG; encoded by the coding sequence ATGGCGAAGATACTGCTCGTCGATGACAACAAACTGATCAGATTGGTGGAATCAGGCATTCTGAACGGGCTTGGCCATGAGGTCGCCACGGCTGAGGACGGCACTAGCGCCGTCCTCGCGTTCAGACAGCAGAAGCCCGACCTGGTGATCCTGGACTACCAGATGCCGGGAGCCTCGGGGACGGAGGTCCTGCGAGAGCTGCGGAGCCTCGATCAAGGCGCTAACGTCCCGGTCATTTTCCTGAGCGGGACTTCCAGTCTCCAGATCATGTCCAACGCGACCGAGGATCTGCCGCTTTCATGCTTCCTAGAAAAGCCGGTGAATTCGGCCAAGCTCAAGGAGGCCATCGACGGGCTGCTTTCCCCGCAGCCCCAAACGCCAACCGACCCTCCTGCCGCGCCGGTCATCCCGCCCCAAGCGCAGATTGAGCCGTGTCCAGCTTGCCGGGCCGAGAACCCGGCCGGAGCCAGGTTCTGCCTGAGTTGCGGCAAACCCATAGGCGCCTCGAAATGTCCCAAATGCCAGACGCAACTGCCCGCGGTCGCCAAGTTCTGCTTCTCCTGCGGGGAAAAGCTGGCCGGGTAG